From one Caldichromatium japonicum genomic stretch:
- a CDS encoding aspartate carbamoyltransferase catalytic subunit gives MTHLHTQLDAQGRLRHFLTIEGLSRKLLIELLDQAEGFLGVAQQAVKKVPLCRGKVVANLFFETSTRTRTTFELAAKRLSADVLNLNISTSATAKGESLLDTLRNLEAMHVDMFVVRHAESGTAHFMAAHAAPHVSIINAGDGRHAHPTQALLDMFTIRRHKGGFDHLRVAIVGDILHSRVARSQMLALKTLRVPDIRVIAPRTLLPAKVEEAFGVSAYYDLAEGIRDVDVIIMLRLQRERMSSALLPSEHEYFQLFGLTEERMKAAKPDAIVMHPGPINRGVEMDSAVADGRRSVILEQVTNGIAVRMAVMAMCLGSQGSK, from the coding sequence ATGACCCATCTGCATACGCAGCTCGACGCCCAAGGTCGGCTCAGACATTTCTTGACTATCGAGGGCTTAAGCCGCAAGCTCCTGATCGAACTGCTCGACCAGGCGGAGGGCTTTTTGGGGGTGGCCCAGCAGGCGGTCAAGAAGGTCCCCCTCTGCCGCGGCAAGGTGGTGGCCAATCTCTTTTTCGAGACCAGCACCCGTACCCGCACCACCTTCGAGCTAGCGGCCAAACGGCTGTCTGCCGATGTACTTAACCTCAATATCTCGACCTCGGCGACGGCCAAGGGCGAGAGCCTGCTCGATACCCTGCGCAACCTCGAGGCCATGCATGTCGATATGTTCGTGGTGCGCCATGCCGAGAGCGGGACCGCGCACTTCATGGCCGCCCATGCCGCACCCCATGTCAGCATCATCAATGCCGGCGATGGGCGCCACGCCCATCCGACCCAGGCCCTGCTCGACATGTTTACTATCCGCCGGCACAAGGGGGGGTTTGATCATCTTCGCGTCGCCATCGTTGGCGACATCCTGCATTCGCGGGTGGCGCGCTCGCAGATGCTCGCCTTGAAGACCCTGCGCGTGCCTGATATCCGTGTCATCGCCCCGCGGACCCTCTTGCCGGCCAAGGTCGAGGAGGCATTCGGGGTCAGTGCCTATTACGACCTGGCCGAGGGGATCCGCGATGTCGATGTGATCATCATGTTAAGATTACAGCGCGAACGAATGAGTAGCGCCCTGCTGCCAAGTGAGCACGAGTATTTTCAGCTCTTCGGCCTGACCGAGGAGCGCATGAAGGCGGCCAAGCCGGATGCCATCGTGATGCACCCAGGCCCTATCAACCGTGGGGTCGAGATGGATTCTGCCGTGGCCGACGGGCGGCGTTCGGTCATCCTCGAACAGGTGACCAATGGCATCGCCGTGCGCATGGCGGTGATGGCCATGTGTCTCGGATCTCAGGGGTCAAAATAG
- the ruvX gene encoding Holliday junction resolvase RuvX, whose translation MTFLGFDFGPRKIGVAVGQGLTRSATPLITLRAQGNGPDWLRIGALIREWRPHALIVGLPFNMDDTEMDWSPQVHAFAAQLGERFGLPVHLIDERLTSREAWRQLAERDRRPPTREAVDALAAALILETWLSEYA comes from the coding sequence ATGACCTTTTTAGGATTCGATTTCGGGCCCCGTAAGATCGGGGTTGCGGTGGGCCAGGGCCTGACCCGCTCGGCGACCCCTCTGATTACCCTGCGCGCTCAAGGTAATGGCCCTGATTGGCTGAGGATCGGGGCGCTGATCCGTGAATGGCGTCCACATGCGCTCATCGTCGGTCTGCCGTTTAACATGGACGACACCGAGATGGACTGGTCGCCCCAGGTGCACGCATTTGCTGCTCAATTGGGTGAGCGCTTTGGTCTGCCGGTCCATCTCATCGATGAACGCCTGACCTCGCGCGAAGCTTGGCGGCAACTGGCCGAACGGGATCGGCGCCCACCGACCCGTGAGGCGGTGGATGCGCTTGCGGCTGCCCTGATCCTGGAGACCTGGCTGAGTGAATACGCCTGA
- a CDS encoding dihydroorotase, whose amino-acid sequence MLEAPRLTIRGGRLLDPVSRLDRVLDLHIAGGRVLALDAPPEGFRPDRILDARGQIVCPGFVDLCARVREPGDEHKATIASEVRAAAASGVTTLCCPPDTHPVIDTPAVARLIHQISKRHALARVLPIGALTQGLEGQTLAGMAALKQAGCLVLSQADQPIRDTQVLRRALEYAATFALPVFLLPLDPDLAAGGCAHEGVVSTRLGLPGIPESAETVVLARALVLAEQTGARIHFQRLSTARGVEMLAEARARGIAVSGDVAMHQLFLTEQDVATFDANCHLIPPLRTAADRAALRQGVAEGILGAICSDHQPHELDAKLAPFPETAPGLSALETLLPLGLRLVEEGVLDLMTLIERLSSGPAEILGREPGRIVPGAPADLCLFDPQVNWTVCPETWISRGQNTPFMGQRLRGRVSWTLFGGRIVYESWRVGAHPA is encoded by the coding sequence ATGCTTGAGGCCCCGCGCCTGACCATCCGCGGCGGGCGTCTGCTCGATCCGGTCAGCCGTCTGGACCGGGTGCTGGATCTGCATATCGCCGGCGGACGGGTCCTGGCGCTCGATGCCCCGCCAGAGGGGTTCAGGCCTGACCGCATCCTGGATGCACGCGGGCAGATCGTCTGTCCGGGGTTTGTGGACCTATGCGCGCGGGTGCGCGAACCAGGCGATGAGCACAAGGCGACCATCGCCAGCGAGGTGCGTGCGGCGGCGGCCTCGGGGGTGACCACCCTTTGCTGCCCGCCGGATACCCACCCGGTGATCGATACCCCCGCCGTCGCCCGTTTGATCCATCAGATCTCCAAACGCCATGCCTTGGCGCGGGTCTTGCCGATCGGTGCCCTGACCCAAGGGCTCGAGGGCCAGACGCTTGCCGGAATGGCCGCGCTCAAGCAGGCCGGTTGCCTGGTCCTCAGTCAGGCCGATCAGCCGATCCGCGACACCCAGGTCCTGCGCCGGGCGCTCGAATATGCCGCGACCTTTGCTCTTCCGGTCTTTTTGCTCCCTTTGGACCCCGATCTGGCTGCCGGTGGGTGCGCTCATGAGGGGGTGGTGAGCACGCGCCTTGGGTTGCCGGGGATTCCCGAATCCGCCGAGACCGTGGTCCTGGCGCGCGCCCTGGTGCTCGCCGAGCAGACGGGGGCGCGCATCCATTTCCAGCGGCTCTCAACGGCGCGCGGGGTGGAAATGCTCGCCGAGGCGCGTGCGCGCGGCATCGCGGTCAGCGGTGATGTCGCCATGCATCAGCTTTTTCTGACCGAACAGGATGTCGCGACATTTGACGCCAACTGTCACCTGATCCCCCCCCTGCGCACTGCCGCCGATCGCGCGGCCCTGCGTCAGGGCGTGGCCGAGGGGATCTTGGGCGCCATCTGTTCGGACCATCAACCGCATGAGCTGGATGCCAAGCTCGCCCCCTTCCCTGAGACTGCGCCTGGTCTTTCGGCGTTGGAGACCCTATTGCCCCTGGGGTTGCGCCTGGTCGAGGAAGGGGTGCTGGACCTCATGACCCTGATTGAGCGCCTAAGCTCGGGCCCTGCTGAGATCCTAGGGCGCGAACCCGGGCGTATCGTCCCCGGAGCCCCGGCTGACCTTTGTCTCTTCGACCCCCAGGTCAACTGGACGGTCTGCCCCGAGACGTGGATCAGCCGCGGCCAGAACACCCCGTTCATGGGCCAGCGTCTGCGCGGGCGGGTGAGCTGGACGCTCTTCGGCGGGCGGATCGTCTATGAGTCTTGGCGTGTCGGTGCACACCCCGCGTAG
- a CDS encoding YqgE/AlgH family protein: MALATSLTNHFLIAMPGLLDPNFARTVTYICEHGEHGAMGIVINRPLDLTLGALISQLGIPADRPGVAEIPIYQGGPVQTDRGFVLHSGGYSYDSTLSITPEISITTSRDILEAIAAGEGPEHVLIALGYAGWAGGQLEHEMSANAWLNGPASLEIIFQMDPSARWLAAAQLLGVDLNLMSGEAGHA, translated from the coding sequence ATGGCACTCGCGACCTCACTCACCAATCATTTCTTGATCGCCATGCCGGGTCTCCTGGACCCCAATTTTGCGCGTACGGTAACCTATATCTGTGAGCATGGCGAGCATGGGGCCATGGGGATCGTGATCAATCGCCCCCTGGATCTGACTTTGGGTGCGCTTATCTCCCAGCTCGGTATCCCCGCAGACCGCCCGGGCGTGGCGGAGATTCCTATCTATCAGGGTGGACCGGTGCAGACCGATCGCGGCTTCGTCCTGCACAGCGGGGGCTACAGCTATGATTCAACCCTCAGCATCACCCCTGAGATCAGCATCACCACCTCGCGCGATATCCTGGAGGCGATCGCTGCGGGGGAGGGTCCAGAGCATGTCCTGATCGCCCTCGGCTATGCCGGCTGGGCGGGCGGTCAGCTCGAGCACGAGATGAGCGCCAATGCCTGGCTCAATGGCCCAGCGAGCCTCGAGATCATCTTTCAGATGGACCCCAGCGCCCGCTGGCTGGCCGCGGCCCAGTTGCTAGGGGTCGATCTGAATCTGATGAGCGGCGAGGCGGGTCACGCCTGA
- the pyrR gene encoding bifunctional pyr operon transcriptional regulator/uracil phosphoribosyltransferase PyrR produces MNTPEVWKESAAIESAINEMACCLARQLERRGLQNPAMIGIHTGGVWVAERLHGLLGLSEPLGHLDISFYRDDFTRIGVHPQVRPSRLPVRVDDRHLILVDDVLQTGRTVRAALNVLFDYGRPASVTLAVLVTRDGRELPIAADVTGFEGFFGAGEQVKLSGPNPLVLLRTRRDVRRDPSIMPPLPAGEGLG; encoded by the coding sequence GTGAATACGCCTGAGGTATGGAAGGAGAGCGCGGCCATCGAGTCGGCCATCAACGAGATGGCCTGTTGTCTGGCGCGGCAACTCGAACGGCGCGGTCTGCAGAACCCGGCGATGATCGGTATCCATACCGGCGGGGTCTGGGTGGCCGAGCGGCTGCATGGCCTGTTGGGGCTCTCCGAGCCGCTTGGCCATCTGGATATCTCCTTTTATCGCGATGACTTCACCCGTATCGGCGTTCATCCCCAGGTGCGCCCTTCCCGCCTGCCGGTGCGCGTCGATGACCGGCATCTGATCCTGGTCGATGATGTGCTGCAAACCGGACGCACCGTGCGCGCCGCGCTCAATGTGCTCTTCGACTATGGCCGGCCCGCCTCGGTGACCCTGGCGGTGCTGGTGACACGCGATGGGCGCGAGCTGCCGATCGCCGCCGATGTCACCGGCTTTGAGGGGTTCTTTGGTGCCGGGGAGCAGGTCAAGCTCAGTGGCCCAAACCCGCTTGTCCTGTTGCGCACCCGCCGCGATGTGCGGCGCGATCCGTCCATCATGCCCCCTCTCCCCGCAGGAGAAGGTTTGGGGTGA
- a CDS encoding energy transducer TonB produces MPASALSIPFGLRSAYLDTPFVLALMVAVWLHLALLFGLSFAWPKIQPPSESSLEVVLLKDRGASQANHGVGSALAQRSQAGESAHGDAAFSAFGETSQDQGETHGPEATASIPAPDKAAPSASPPPPPLPAQPPTSILTAIASPSPAPPAQESQAHKVDAARILASQGLEVARLTSGHAPEAGAKRQRRRSISASTREFRYASYLDAWAKKVERIGNLNYPQAAREQGLYGSLVLHVAVRKDGSVERIRVVRSSGIGLLDQAAIQIVELSAPFAPFPPDIAAETDVLDIVRTWQFMRGDVLGWEQ; encoded by the coding sequence ATGCCCGCCAGCGCCCTCTCGATCCCGTTTGGACTGCGCAGTGCGTATCTGGATACGCCCTTCGTCCTTGCCCTGATGGTGGCGGTGTGGTTGCATCTGGCCCTGCTGTTTGGTCTCTCGTTCGCTTGGCCCAAGATCCAGCCACCATCCGAGTCGAGTCTAGAGGTCGTCTTGCTCAAAGACCGGGGCGCAAGCCAAGCCAATCATGGTGTCGGATCCGCCCTCGCCCAGCGCTCTCAAGCAGGTGAGTCGGCGCACGGGGATGCCGCCTTCTCTGCCTTTGGTGAAACCAGCCAGGATCAGGGAGAGACCCATGGGCCCGAGGCCACGGCCTCGATACCTGCGCCGGACAAGGCCGCACCATCAGCTTCTCCACCGCCCCCGCCACTGCCCGCTCAGCCACCTACGTCCATCCTGACTGCCATTGCCAGTCCCAGTCCCGCCCCCCCTGCGCAAGAGTCTCAAGCGCACAAGGTCGATGCTGCCCGCATCCTCGCTAGCCAGGGCCTAGAGGTGGCGCGGCTGACCAGCGGGCATGCCCCAGAGGCTGGGGCTAAGCGCCAACGCCGCCGTTCGATCAGCGCCAGCACCCGCGAGTTCCGCTATGCGAGCTATCTGGATGCTTGGGCCAAGAAGGTCGAGCGGATCGGGAACCTCAACTATCCCCAGGCCGCACGCGAGCAGGGTCTTTATGGCAGCCTGGTCTTACATGTGGCGGTACGCAAGGATGGCAGTGTCGAGCGCATCCGCGTAGTGCGATCTTCGGGGATCGGGCTTTTGGATCAGGCAGCCATCCAAATCGTCGAATTGTCCGCCCCATTTGCCCCCTTCCCGCCTGACATCGCCGCTGAGACCGACGTGCTCGACATCGTGCGTACCTGGCAATTCATGCGCGGCGATGTGCTCGGTTGGGAGCAATGA